From one Thalassospira lucentensis genomic stretch:
- a CDS encoding methyl-accepting chemotaxis protein, producing MNFLSRMKLIYQISLIGVAALSIFAIVAVVLFVADNQRQTAEVQAEQALEDRLVVDGIAREFLNARRREKDFLLRLDEKYVAAHAETVATVQSGLKALAADPALDRFDSEIAMIETSFDNYAAEFRTIANLQREIGLNEESGLLGSLRGSVHNVEEALAKYEADKLTIIMLMMRRHEKDFLARIDPRYVERIDARLAEFGPALAAADSIPADEKQKITDLMKSYVADFKALAAGILQREEELGKLSDYYAEAEPVLEQLSADISAIATAMKAEAEAISRRSLITTVVMFVVGALALLVLSILLSKAIVRAITGLTGKMTRLADNDFDVEINEVNRADEIGTMGRAVLVFRENGIERVKLEAAQREADERRRKRMETQEQYIREFDQAVVSVMAEVGVAVEQLHQVSNVLRRSADTAASQSMAVSSGTEEASSNVQLVATAATELAASINEISGQVSETSNMAQSATERARHTNENIQGLNDAALKIGEVIGLISDIAGQTNLLALNATIEAARAGDAGKGFAVVASEVKNLANQTAKATDEITSQINGIQQATGLAVEAIDEIVRMISDISERAAAVAAAVEQQTVATSEISQNVEQAAAGTEEISAAMQGVSAAVAETNVAANDVHGSADNLGTQSGNLRGQIDGFLERMRSL from the coding sequence ATGAATTTTCTATCGCGTATGAAGCTGATTTATCAAATCTCGTTGATCGGGGTGGCGGCATTATCGATTTTTGCCATCGTTGCCGTGGTCCTGTTTGTGGCGGACAATCAGCGGCAGACCGCCGAAGTGCAGGCAGAACAGGCGCTTGAGGACCGGTTGGTTGTTGACGGGATCGCGCGCGAATTTCTGAATGCGCGGCGACGCGAGAAGGATTTCCTGTTGCGGCTGGATGAAAAATACGTCGCCGCCCATGCCGAAACCGTTGCAACCGTTCAAAGCGGCCTGAAAGCACTGGCCGCAGACCCGGCGCTTGACCGGTTTGACAGCGAAATTGCGATGATCGAAACGTCGTTTGACAATTATGCCGCCGAATTTCGCACCATTGCCAATCTGCAACGCGAAATCGGGCTGAACGAGGAAAGCGGTCTTTTGGGCAGCCTGCGCGGATCGGTTCATAATGTTGAAGAAGCGCTTGCGAAATACGAGGCCGACAAGCTGACGATCATCATGTTGATGATGCGCCGTCACGAGAAGGATTTCCTGGCGCGGATCGATCCGAGATATGTCGAACGTATTGATGCCCGTCTGGCGGAATTTGGCCCGGCACTGGCAGCGGCGGACAGTATCCCGGCAGATGAAAAGCAGAAGATCACCGATCTGATGAAATCCTATGTCGCGGATTTCAAGGCGCTGGCGGCGGGGATCCTTCAGCGCGAGGAAGAACTGGGCAAGCTGAGTGACTATTACGCCGAAGCCGAGCCGGTTCTGGAACAGCTCAGTGCCGATATTTCGGCCATCGCAACCGCAATGAAGGCCGAGGCTGAGGCGATTTCGCGCCGCAGCCTGATCACGACGGTGGTGATGTTTGTGGTTGGCGCACTGGCGTTGCTGGTGCTGTCGATCTTGCTGTCGAAGGCGATTGTGCGGGCGATTACCGGGCTGACCGGCAAAATGACGCGGCTTGCCGATAACGATTTTGATGTCGAGATCAATGAAGTCAATCGGGCGGATGAAATCGGCACGATGGGGCGGGCGGTTCTGGTGTTTCGGGAAAACGGGATCGAGCGGGTCAAGCTTGAAGCGGCCCAGCGCGAGGCGGACGAGCGTCGGCGCAAACGCATGGAAACGCAGGAACAGTATATCCGCGAATTTGATCAGGCGGTGGTTTCCGTCATGGCCGAGGTCGGTGTTGCGGTCGAACAGCTTCATCAGGTGTCAAACGTGCTTCGGCGCAGTGCCGATACGGCGGCAAGCCAGTCGATGGCGGTGTCATCGGGGACCGAGGAAGCATCCTCAAACGTGCAGCTTGTCGCGACGGCCGCGACCGAGCTTGCGGCATCCATCAACGAGATTTCCGGGCAGGTCAGCGAAACATCGAACATGGCGCAATCGGCAACCGAACGCGCGCGCCATACCAATGAAAACATTCAGGGGCTTAATGATGCGGCGCTCAAGATCGGGGAAGTGATCGGCCTGATCAGCGATATCGCCGGGCAGACAAACCTTCTGGCGCTTAATGCCACCATCGAGGCCGCCCGTGCAGGCGATGCCGGCAAGGGATTTGCGGTTGTGGCAAGCGAGGTCAAGAACCTTGCCAATCAGACCGCGAAGGCCACCGATGAAATCACCAGCCAGATTAATGGTATCCAGCAGGCGACGGGATTGGCCGTCGAAGCGATTGACGAGATCGTCCGGATGATTTCCGATATCAGCGAACGGGCGGCTGCGGTTGCCGCCGCGGTCGAACAGCAGACGGTTGCGACCAGCGAGATTTCGCAGAATGTCGAACAGGCCGCCGCCGGGACCGAGGAAATATCAGCGGCCATGCAGGGCGTGTCGGCAGCGGTGGCGGAAACCAACGTTGCCGCCAATGACGTGCATGGTTCGGCCGATAATCTTGGCACCCAAAGCGGCAATTTGCGCGGTCAGATTGACGGGTTCCTGGAACGGATGCGATCACTTTGA
- a CDS encoding SDR family oxidoreductase, translating into MQDLSGKSVWITGAGSGIGEAIAKSLAAAGAQVALSARREEALQKVANEITSDGGKVEIHPLDISNSDQVADAARNIQASMGKINVLINCAGMNSPKRHWRDLDIADWHRIVAVNLNGVANTVCATLPLMRAQKDGLIINIASWAAKHEFPVAGPAYVASKRGVVDLSHSINQEEMHNNIRCCCISPGEVATPILDQRPVPIKEDERALMLKPDDLADMVTYVVAAPARICFNEIIMSPTHNRTLLPQP; encoded by the coding sequence GTGCAGGATCTTTCGGGGAAATCGGTCTGGATCACCGGTGCCGGTAGCGGCATTGGCGAGGCCATTGCAAAATCGCTTGCCGCGGCGGGCGCACAGGTCGCCCTGTCTGCACGGCGCGAAGAAGCCCTTCAGAAGGTCGCAAACGAAATCACCTCAGATGGCGGAAAGGTCGAAATCCACCCGCTTGATATCAGCAACAGCGATCAGGTCGCGGACGCCGCGCGCAACATTCAGGCGTCCATGGGCAAAATCAATGTCCTGATCAATTGTGCTGGCATGAACAGCCCCAAACGGCACTGGCGCGACCTTGATATCGCCGACTGGCACCGCATCGTCGCGGTCAATCTCAATGGTGTCGCCAACACGGTTTGCGCGACCCTGCCCCTTATGCGCGCGCAAAAGGACGGGCTGATCATCAATATTGCATCCTGGGCGGCAAAGCATGAATTCCCTGTCGCCGGACCGGCCTATGTCGCCTCCAAACGCGGCGTTGTCGACCTGTCGCACAGCATCAATCAGGAAGAAATGCACAACAATATCCGGTGCTGCTGCATAAGCCCCGGCGAAGTCGCCACCCCGATCCTTGATCAGCGCCCCGTCCCGATCAAAGAAGACGAACGCGCCCTGATGCTAAAGCCCGACGATCTGGCCGACATGGTCACCTATGTCGTCGCCGCCCCGGCACGGATCTGCTTCAACGAAATCATCATGTCTCCGACCCATAACCGGACCCTTCTGCCGCAGCCCTAA
- a CDS encoding N-acetylmuramoyl-L-alanine amidase: MSAGNDNLKNRIIARPSPNCGDRPGDARGDRKVDILVLHYTGMQSGKAALDRLCDPAASVSSHYLVEEDGTIFQLVDEDKRAWHAGRGQWQECEDVNSSSIGIEIVNPGHEFGYRAFPDIQIDAVIALCRDILTRHDIRPDRIIAHSDMAPDRKEDPGELFPWDRLAANDIGLWASAEPTKDDDACTETEFDAMLDRLGYGPNDTPKRRIAFQRHWRPSDISGKLDGECAAILRALLAKAGR, translated from the coding sequence ATGTCTGCCGGAAACGACAACCTCAAGAACCGCATCATCGCCCGCCCCTCGCCCAATTGCGGCGACCGACCCGGTGATGCCAGGGGCGACCGCAAGGTCGATATCCTCGTCTTGCATTATACCGGCATGCAAAGCGGTAAGGCCGCGCTGGATCGTCTGTGCGATCCCGCCGCCTCCGTCTCAAGCCATTATCTGGTCGAGGAAGACGGCACCATTTTCCAATTGGTCGACGAGGATAAACGCGCCTGGCATGCCGGGCGCGGCCAGTGGCAGGAATGCGAAGATGTGAATTCCAGTTCCATCGGCATTGAAATCGTCAATCCCGGCCATGAATTCGGTTATCGCGCCTTTCCCGATATCCAGATCGATGCGGTCATCGCGCTGTGCCGCGATATCCTGACCCGTCATGATATCAGGCCGGATCGCATCATCGCCCATTCCGACATGGCCCCGGACCGCAAGGAAGACCCGGGCGAGCTTTTCCCGTGGGATCGGCTTGCCGCCAACGACATCGGATTATGGGCGAGCGCGGAACCAACGAAGGACGATGACGCCTGCACCGAAACCGAATTTGACGCAATGCTGGATCGTCTGGGATACGGGCCAAACGATACGCCTAAACGCCGCATCGCCTTTCAGCGCCACTGGCGGCCGTCCGATATTTCGGGAAAGCTCGATGGTGAATGTGCCGCGATCTTGCGCGCCCTGCTGGCGAAAGCCGGGCGATAG
- a CDS encoding transporter substrate-binding domain-containing protein, whose amino-acid sequence MGAALRVLSAILFFCSVPLVAQAKDVRLCYDEWTPYAYDDQGVARGLAVDMATRFLEDAGHSVTFVQMPLARCHFSIRYGAVDGLLLDDLSMADQTGLVTSAESLVSRVTVAIVRSSFTVTTYDGPESLDNTNWLKVIGQPYPEEILANDTMHPVEVAEYAKGYEMLKRHYVDVLFTDLACLRFSGGDQKSLMEFKVLRPAVETAKRYMSLRPELASVINDFDREMAHGLVNGVVDDIYRRHLGFSRVGFARYVGLSDVPIANPGGLIAQ is encoded by the coding sequence ATGGGTGCGGCGCTTCGGGTTTTGAGCGCGATATTATTCTTTTGTTCTGTGCCGTTGGTCGCACAGGCAAAAGACGTGCGCCTGTGCTATGACGAATGGACGCCCTATGCCTATGACGATCAGGGCGTTGCCCGCGGGCTTGCGGTGGATATGGCGACCCGTTTTCTGGAAGATGCCGGACATTCGGTGACGTTCGTGCAGATGCCGCTTGCGCGCTGCCATTTTTCAATCCGCTATGGGGCGGTGGATGGTTTGCTGCTGGATGATCTGTCGATGGCGGATCAAACCGGGCTTGTGACATCGGCCGAGTCCCTTGTCAGCCGGGTGACGGTGGCGATTGTGCGGTCAAGCTTTACGGTTACGACCTATGACGGGCCGGAAAGCCTTGATAACACCAACTGGCTTAAAGTCATCGGGCAGCCTTATCCCGAGGAAATCCTTGCCAATGACACCATGCATCCGGTGGAAGTCGCCGAATATGCCAAGGGTTACGAGATGCTGAAACGGCATTATGTCGATGTGCTGTTTACCGATCTGGCTTGCCTGCGGTTCAGTGGCGGGGATCAGAAAAGCCTGATGGAGTTCAAGGTATTGCGTCCGGCGGTCGAGACGGCCAAGCGGTATATGAGCCTGCGGCCCGAACTGGCATCGGTCATCAATGATTTTGACCGGGAAATGGCGCACGGACTGGTGAACGGGGTGGTGGATGATATCTATCGCCGGCATCTTGGTTTCAGCCGGGTCGGCTTTGCGCGCTATGTCGGATTGTCGGACGTGCCAATTGCCAATCCGGGCGGGCTGATCGCACAGTAG
- a CDS encoding methyl-accepting chemotaxis protein has protein sequence MKFLSRMKLVYQISLVGLVALVLFVFVAGVLFVSDQQRKSAEHEAANAISDQLLVDRVFREFLNARRREKDFLLRLDEQFVTDHATTVAAVRSGLETLANDPQLVEFRDNVNLITTAFNNYAAAFEKAVALQRDIGLDGESGLLGSLHTAARNIENALAEVAKFEAMLGLSQTKDMSMIMLMMRSLEKDFLTHPDPEIITQMDNRLADFLKALNAATSIKDDKKASMSDLMKSYVDDFKTLSATMLLREEALAELSTHYSSAEPVLEQLGADIGANVVRIQKEAEQIAQSALMMTIGIFVVGAVLLVVFSIILSRAIVHAIGGLTGKMTRLAGNDFDVDLGEVDRKDEIGEMARAVLVFRENGVERQKLEADQRAAEEAQRKRFETQESYIREFDTEVVTMMTAVGSAVEQLHAVSEVLRNSANTATEQSSAVSAGTEEASSNVQLVATAATELSASIHEIAGQVTETSSMAQSASERAQSTNEEIQGLNDAALRIGEVIGLINDIAGQTNLLALNATIEAARAGDAGKGFAVVASEVKNLANQTARATEDISAQINGIQQATRSAVDAIDEIVRMITDISERASAVAAAVEQQTVATSEISQNVEQAAAATSEISAAMQGVSGAVSDTNAAAGDVRGSAENLGDQSGGLRRQIDTFLQRMRSL, from the coding sequence ATGAAATTTCTGTCACGAATGAAGCTGGTCTACCAGATTTCACTGGTCGGGCTGGTGGCGCTTGTTCTTTTTGTTTTTGTCGCGGGTGTTTTGTTTGTCAGCGACCAGCAAAGAAAATCGGCCGAGCACGAAGCCGCCAACGCAATTTCCGATCAGCTTCTGGTGGATCGGGTATTTCGCGAATTCCTGAATGCAAGGCGACGCGAGAAGGATTTCCTTTTGCGTCTGGATGAACAGTTTGTGACCGATCATGCGACAACGGTTGCGGCAGTTCGCAGCGGTCTGGAAACCCTTGCCAATGACCCGCAACTGGTGGAATTCCGCGACAATGTCAATCTGATCACCACAGCATTCAACAATTATGCGGCGGCATTTGAAAAAGCCGTCGCCCTGCAACGTGATATCGGGCTGGATGGTGAAAGCGGGCTTTTGGGCAGCCTGCATACGGCCGCACGGAACATCGAAAATGCGTTGGCCGAAGTTGCCAAATTCGAGGCGATGCTGGGGCTGAGCCAGACCAAGGACATGTCGATGATCATGTTGATGATGCGCAGCCTTGAGAAGGATTTCCTTACACATCCCGACCCCGAAATCATCACACAGATGGATAACCGGCTGGCCGACTTTTTGAAGGCATTAAATGCCGCAACCAGCATCAAGGACGACAAGAAGGCATCGATGTCGGATTTGATGAAATCCTATGTCGATGATTTCAAAACCCTGTCGGCGACGATGCTGCTGCGTGAAGAGGCGCTTGCGGAACTCAGCACGCATTACAGCAGTGCCGAACCGGTTCTTGAACAGCTTGGTGCCGATATCGGGGCCAATGTGGTACGTATCCAGAAAGAAGCCGAACAGATCGCGCAATCCGCCCTGATGATGACCATCGGGATTTTTGTGGTTGGTGCGGTGTTGCTGGTGGTGTTTTCGATCATTCTGTCGCGCGCCATTGTGCATGCGATTGGCGGTCTGACCGGCAAAATGACACGGCTTGCCGGGAACGATTTTGACGTCGATCTGGGCGAGGTCGACCGCAAGGATGAAATCGGCGAAATGGCACGTGCGGTTCTGGTGTTTCGTGAAAACGGGGTGGAACGCCAGAAACTGGAAGCCGATCAGCGCGCCGCCGAAGAAGCCCAGCGCAAGCGGTTTGAAACGCAGGAAAGCTATATCCGCGAATTTGATACCGAGGTCGTCACGATGATGACGGCGGTTGGCAGCGCGGTCGAGCAATTGCATGCGGTGTCCGAGGTCCTTCGCAACAGCGCCAATACCGCAACCGAACAATCCAGCGCGGTTTCCGCCGGGACCGAGGAAGCATCGTCAAACGTGCAGCTTGTCGCGACGGCGGCGACCGAGCTTTCGGCATCGATACATGAAATCGCCGGTCAGGTAACCGAAACATCAAGCATGGCCCAATCGGCCAGCGAACGGGCGCAAAGCACGAATGAGGAAATCCAGGGCCTGAATGACGCGGCCCTGCGGATTGGTGAGGTGATCGGGCTGATCAACGATATTGCCGGGCAGACCAACCTTCTGGCGTTGAACGCGACCATCGAGGCGGCGCGCGCAGGCGATGCGGGCAAGGGGTTTGCGGTGGTTGCAAGCGAGGTCAAGAACCTTGCCAATCAGACCGCGCGTGCGACCGAGGATATTTCGGCCCAGATCAACGGCATTCAGCAGGCAACGCGTTCGGCGGTGGATGCGATTGATGAAATCGTTCGCATGATCACCGATATCAGCGAACGGGCATCGGCGGTGGCCGCCGCGGTCGAGCAGCAGACGGTTGCGACCAGTGAAATATCGCAGAATGTCGAACAGGCCGCCGCGGCCACCAGCGAGATTTCGGCCGCCATGCAGGGCGTATCGGGTGCGGTATCCGATACCAATGCGGCGGCAGGCGATGTGCGAGGATCGGCTGAAAATCTGGGCGATCAAAGCGGCGGATTGCGCCGCCAGATCGATACCTTCCTGCAAAGGATGCGGTCGCTTTAA
- a CDS encoding TerB family tellurite resistance protein — MNVLFATKSLIKSMSIWGKIIGGTAGFALGGPLGAILGAAAGHVVDRIKHNIRTARIGGYTGSTQGSFPGGQDARQVAFATAVVVLSAKMAKVDGVVSRDEINAFKRVFHIPPGEEKNVGRLFDMARKSSDGFEPYAQQIALLFRGERALLEGILEALYQIAMADGALHPAEKDYLHKVATIFGFADVDFDRVHHAYTSPGGPDPYEQLGLGRDASDDDLKAAHRKLSRENHPDTLIAKGMPPEFIEQANDKMARINAAWDQIRKERGIR; from the coding sequence ATGAATGTCCTTTTCGCAACCAAGAGCCTGATCAAAAGCATGAGCATCTGGGGTAAAATCATTGGCGGCACTGCGGGCTTTGCCCTTGGCGGGCCGCTTGGCGCCATTCTGGGTGCCGCGGCCGGTCATGTCGTCGACAGGATCAAGCACAATATCCGCACCGCCCGCATCGGCGGCTATACCGGCAGTACACAGGGCAGCTTCCCCGGTGGGCAGGATGCGCGCCAGGTCGCCTTTGCCACCGCCGTGGTCGTGCTGTCGGCCAAGATGGCCAAGGTCGATGGTGTGGTATCGCGTGATGAAATCAACGCCTTCAAGCGCGTGTTTCATATCCCGCCCGGCGAGGAAAAGAATGTCGGCCGCCTGTTTGACATGGCGCGCAAGTCATCGGATGGTTTTGAACCCTACGCCCAGCAGATCGCCCTTCTGTTCCGCGGCGAACGCGCCCTTCTCGAAGGCATCCTCGAAGCGCTTTATCAGATCGCGATGGCCGATGGTGCCCTGCATCCTGCCGAAAAGGATTACCTGCACAAGGTCGCAACCATATTCGGCTTTGCCGATGTTGATTTTGATCGCGTGCATCACGCCTATACCAGCCCCGGCGGCCCCGATCCCTATGAACAGCTTGGCCTTGGCCGCGATGCCAGTGACGATGACCTCAAGGCCGCCCATCGCAAACTGTCACGCGAAAACCATCCCGACACCCTGATCGCCAAGGGCATGCCGCCCGAATTCATCGAACAGGCAAACGACAAGATGGCCCGTATCAATGCCGCATGGGATCAGATCCGCAAGGAACGTGGCATTCGCTAG
- a CDS encoding DMT family transporter, with translation MPLKAVLMALSVAVIWGVNMLTVKGAVGEIPPLMLTAIRFGAVAVLLLPFTKMPSGRFGRLAILSVVFGTGHFGVLFFALSMLDAGPVAIIILLGVPFSSMLATYFFNDRLGWKRLSGMTLAFAGVMIMFWDPTMTDLQLPLLLVVFAAFMWAVANVMIKKLGNIDTFQLNGWMALMAAPQLLILSLVLEPTAVDAIFDASWVAWANTTFTVVMSSIVAYGFWYHLLKTQDVNVVVPWSLLAPVISVAGSFIVFNEPISTLKIIGGLTVLAGVGVIMLRKPPQQQEQGMD, from the coding sequence ATGCCCCTCAAAGCCGTTCTGATGGCCCTGTCCGTTGCCGTGATCTGGGGCGTCAATATGCTGACCGTCAAAGGCGCGGTCGGCGAAATCCCGCCCCTGATGCTGACCGCGATCCGCTTTGGTGCGGTTGCTGTCCTGCTGCTGCCCTTCACCAAAATGCCGTCGGGCCGCTTTGGCCGTCTCGCCATTCTGTCGGTCGTCTTTGGCACCGGTCATTTCGGGGTGCTGTTCTTTGCACTGTCGATGCTTGATGCCGGGCCGGTCGCGATCATCATTCTGCTTGGCGTACCGTTTTCCTCGATGCTGGCGACCTATTTCTTCAATGACCGGCTGGGCTGGAAACGGCTTTCGGGCATGACGCTGGCCTTTGCCGGGGTGATGATCATGTTCTGGGATCCGACCATGACCGACCTGCAATTGCCCCTGTTGCTGGTGGTGTTTGCCGCCTTCATGTGGGCGGTTGCCAATGTCATGATCAAGAAACTCGGCAATATCGATACCTTCCAGCTCAATGGCTGGATGGCGCTGATGGCCGCCCCGCAATTGCTGATCCTCTCGCTTGTGCTGGAACCCACGGCTGTCGATGCGATCTTTGATGCAAGCTGGGTCGCATGGGCCAACACGACGTTCACCGTCGTGATGTCGTCCATCGTGGCCTATGGCTTCTGGTATCATCTTCTGAAAACGCAGGATGTGAATGTGGTGGTGCCGTGGTCATTGCTGGCCCCGGTGATCAGTGTTGCCGGATCGTTCATTGTCTTTAACGAACCGATCAGCACCCTTAAAATTATCGGCGGCCTGACGGTTCTGGCCGGGGTTGGCGTGATCATGCTGCGCAAACCGCCGCAGCAACAGGAACAGGGAATGGACTGA
- a CDS encoding winged helix DNA-binding protein, with amino-acid sequence MTDKPRIVSSSHLVSERAAELSELEFALILSGNAFNRWMVRCMRAAGMPDVSVLDILVLHNVNSREREKSLSEVCFVLNVEDSHLVNYSLKKLRKLGLVDGIKRGKEVHYSTTKEGREMCQKYRDVREACLIETFQRLGVNHEEVGDVAKTLRAISGVYDQASRAASAM; translated from the coding sequence ATGACCGACAAACCACGTATTGTATCATCATCGCATCTTGTATCGGAACGTGCCGCCGAGCTTTCCGAGCTTGAATTTGCCCTGATCCTGTCGGGTAATGCGTTTAACCGCTGGATGGTGCGGTGCATGCGGGCCGCAGGCATGCCCGATGTTTCGGTGCTTGATATCCTTGTTCTGCATAACGTCAATTCACGCGAACGGGAAAAGAGCCTGTCGGAGGTTTGTTTCGTTCTGAATGTCGAAGACAGCCATCTGGTGAATTACTCGCTTAAGAAACTGCGCAAGCTGGGTCTGGTTGACGGGATCAAGCGCGGCAAGGAAGTGCATTATTCGACGACCAAGGAAGGCCGCGAAATGTGCCAGAAATACCGTGACGTCCGCGAGGCCTGCCTGATCGAGACGTTCCAGCGGCTGGGCGTCAATCATGAGGAAGTCGGCGATGTGGCCAAGACGCTGCGCGCGATTTCGGGCGTTTATGATCAGGCATCGCGTGCGGCGAGTGCGATGTGA
- a CDS encoding ATP-binding cassette domain-containing protein has product MAPPLININDIRLTFGGNDLFSDVSFAIGERDRLCLVGRNGGGKSTLLKIIAGEIEADGGERFVQPGCKVAYLNQEPKFDGFATVEDYVLSALDEHEIDYAYRVYMLLDSVNIDPQADPTKLSGGEGRRAAIARALIADPQVLLLDEPTNHLDLPTIEWLEGEIKNFRGAVVAISHDRAFLNAISTGILWLDRGVMHRTDQNFAKFEEWSEEIFRKEAEERAKLDKLIAQETVWSVQGISARRKRNQGRLRRLWDMRETRSQQIERIGNVSLAADAGSTSGKVVIEATDITKSFGDRTIISGFSTRILRGDKVGIIGPNGAGKTTLLKMLTGQLEPDSGTIKIGTNLNASYFDQKRAALDDTMTLWDTLCDIGGDQVMVRGNPRHVVSYLRDFLFDEKQARSPVGALSGGERNRLLLAKQLAKPTNLLIMDEPTNDLDMDTLDLLQEMLADYEGTLLLVSHDRDFLDRVVTSSIVMEGNGIATEYPGGYSDYVAQRKLSAAPAVAEEKLGSTSGKGGKKSAPAPAAKPKPTGKMSYKDQREYDNLPGQIAKLEAEIAEIEAALSDGSLFTKDPDAFQKKVDRMAAARAELEAGEERWLELEMLREELGLS; this is encoded by the coding sequence ATGGCGCCACCGCTGATCAATATTAACGATATCCGTCTGACCTTTGGCGGCAACGATCTGTTTTCCGATGTCTCCTTTGCCATCGGCGAACGGGATCGCCTGTGCCTGGTCGGGCGCAATGGCGGCGGGAAATCGACCCTGCTTAAAATCATCGCCGGTGAAATCGAGGCCGATGGCGGCGAACGTTTCGTTCAGCCGGGCTGCAAGGTCGCCTATCTCAATCAGGAACCGAAATTCGATGGTTTCGCCACGGTCGAGGATTATGTCCTCTCGGCTCTGGACGAACACGAAATCGATTATGCCTATCGCGTTTACATGCTGCTGGACTCGGTCAATATCGATCCGCAGGCCGACCCGACCAAACTGTCGGGTGGTGAAGGCCGCCGCGCCGCAATTGCGCGCGCCCTGATCGCCGATCCGCAGGTCCTTCTGCTCGACGAGCCGACCAACCATCTTGACCTGCCAACCATCGAATGGCTTGAGGGCGAGATCAAAAACTTCCGCGGGGCGGTTGTCGCCATCTCACACGACCGCGCCTTCCTGAACGCGATTTCGACCGGCATTCTTTGGCTTGATCGCGGTGTCATGCACCGCACCGATCAGAACTTCGCGAAATTCGAAGAATGGTCCGAGGAAATCTTCCGCAAGGAAGCCGAGGAACGCGCCAAGCTTGATAAACTGATCGCCCAGGAAACCGTCTGGTCCGTGCAGGGCATCTCGGCACGGCGCAAACGCAACCAGGGCCGTCTGCGCCGTCTGTGGGACATGCGCGAAACCAGATCGCAGCAGATCGAACGCATCGGCAATGTGTCATTGGCCGCTGACGCCGGAAGCACCTCGGGCAAGGTCGTGATCGAGGCGACCGACATAACCAAATCATTTGGTGATCGCACGATCATCTCGGGTTTCTCGACCCGTATCCTGCGCGGCGACAAGGTCGGCATTATCGGCCCGAACGGGGCTGGCAAAACCACCCTGCTTAAAATGCTGACCGGGCAGCTTGAACCCGATAGCGGCACGATCAAGATCGGCACCAACCTGAATGCCAGCTATTTCGATCAGAAACGTGCCGCCCTTGATGACACCATGACCCTGTGGGATACGCTGTGCGATATCGGCGGTGATCAGGTCATGGTGCGCGGCAATCCCCGCCATGTCGTAAGCTATCTGCGCGATTTCCTGTTTGACGAAAAACAGGCCAGAAGCCCCGTTGGCGCGCTGTCGGGTGGGGAGCGCAACCGTTTGCTTCTCGCCAAACAGCTTGCCAAGCCGACCAACCTTCTGATCATGGACGAACCGACCAACGATCTTGATATGGATACGCTGGATCTGTTGCAGGAAATGCTCGCCGATTACGAAGGCACGCTTTTGCTCGTCAGCCACGACCGTGACTTCCTCGATCGCGTAGTGACGTCATCTATCGTGATGGAAGGCAACGGCATCGCCACCGAATATCCCGGCGGCTATTCCGATTATGTCGCGCAACGCAAACTGTCCGCCGCCCCCGCCGTCGCCGAGGAAAAGCTTGGCAGCACATCGGGCAAAGGCGGCAAAAAATCCGCCCCCGCCCCGGCGGCAAAGCCCAAGCCGACCGGCAAGATGAGCTATAAGGACCAGCGCGAATACGACAATCTGCCCGGCCAGATCGCCAAGCTCGAGGCCGAGATTGCCGAAATCGAAGCCGCCCTGTCCGATGGCAGCCTGTTCACCAAAGACCCGGATGCCTTCCAGAAAAAGGTCGACCGCATGGCCGCTGCGCGGGCCGAACTCGAAGCCGGCGAAGAACGCTGGCTCGAACTCGAAATGCTCCGCGAGGAACTCGGGCTTTCATAA